The genomic DNA TCTCGGGATATGGTCTCGTTTTCTTCTTTCTGGTTTATTTCATGTTCCCGAAGTCAAAGAAGCAGTAGGTTGGAGAAAAGAAGAAGGATGATCCTGCATGGAGGATCATCCTTCTTCTTTATAGAGGACGGCTTCAAGGAGAAAGTCGACGATATGGACGGCCCGCACGGTGTCAGACAGCCCTTCACGTTCGATTCCGAGTTTCATCTGAAGGAGGCAGCCGGGATTCGAGGTGACGATGGTCACGGCCCCTGTGTCCTTGGCGTGCTTCATTTTCGTATCCAGGATCTTCATCGACATGTCGGACTCGACGATATTATAAATGCCGGCAGAACCGCAGCAGTGGTCTGCCTGCTTCATCTCGTGGTACTCGGCACCACCGACTGCCTGAAGGAGCATGCGTGGCTCGAGGAACGTCTTCTGTACGTTCCTGAGGTGACAGGAATCCTGATACGTGATGATCTGAGGTGCTACCTTCAAATCTTTTCCGTGGAATCCAAGTTCGACAAGGATGGATGAAATGTCCTTGATTTTAGCAGTGAAACGCTCTGCCCGAGCATTCCATTCCGGATCTTCTTTCAATAGATGATCATAGTCCACAAGGAAGGCACCGCATCCCCCTGCATTGGTGATGATGTAATCGGCACCGCAACGTTCAAACGCGGCGATGTTTTCTTTTGCAAGCTTTTTCGCTCCGTCCTTCTCACCGCTGTGACCATGAAGGGCCCCGCAGCATGTTTGGGCTTGTGGAATGACAATTTCACACCCGGCCTGTTGGAGGAGGGTCGTCGTTGCGTTGTTGGTGCTGAGAAACAGCGTATCCATGAGACAACCGCTGAAGAAGGCGACTTTTTTCTTTTTGGTTCCTGCAGGCTCCAGGTGACGCGGACGATCGGTCATATCACCGCGTCTTGGCACCTTGGGCAGGACCTTTTCCATCGTGGCCAAGTGATCAGGCAGGATGTTCATGAGTCCCGATGCCCTCACGGCTTTCTGGATTCCTGAACGCTGATAGAAGCCGAGCAGGGAAGTGGCGGTCCGCATCCTGTCAGGGTGGGGGAACAGCCCGGAAAATACCGTCTTTCTTACGACCTTCTCTCGAATGGAGTGCTTTTTGTTCTTGTTGATGATATCCCTTGCTTCTTCCAGGAGGTGCCCGTACTTCACCCCTGAAGGACAGACGGGCTCGCAGGCGCGGCAGCCCAGACATAGATCGAGGGAACGTTCCACATCTTCGTCCGGTTCGATGACACCGTCGACGACGGCCTTCATCAGGGCGATCCTGCCGCGGGGAGAGTGTGATTCCTTGAATCCTGATTCGATGTAGGTCGGGCAGGATGGGAGGCAAAATCCGCATCTCATGCAGTTAAGAAGTTCATCCTCATCCATCCGTTCCTTGAACTCTTGCTGCATTTTCGTTCGTTCACTCATCGTGAAATCACCACGCGCTTCCTGGATTCTTTGGCAAATACTTTATTCGGGTTCATGATATTACCTGGATCGAATGCCTGTTTGATGAGCTTCATGGCATTCACCCCCTCGGGTCCAAGCTTCCATTCAAGATATGGCGCCTTCATCATCCCCACACCATGTTCTCCCGTGATCGTACCGCCCAACGAAATCGCTTCAGAGAAAATGTCGGCGAAGGCCGCTTCCACCCGCTCCATCTCTTCGTGATCCCTTGCATCGGTTGCGACGGTTGGATGGAGGTTCCCGTCACCTGCATGCCCGAACGTACAAATGTTGAGTTTGTATTTTTCAGCGATGCGATTGATGGCCGAGACCATCGTGGCAATCTCAGAACGAGGCACGGTGGCGTCCTCCAGAATGGTCGTCGGCTTCAACCGGGCAAGGGCAGAGAGGGCGGATCGTCTTGCCGTCCTGAGAGCTTCCGCTTCTTCAGGTGTAGCAGCAAGCTCAACGGATACGGCGCCGTGCTCCAAACAGATCTCCTTCATTCTCTCCATATCCCTTGTGACGAGTTCAGCGGGTCCGTCCTGTTCGATGAGAAGCACGGCCTTCGCTTCTGTAGGGAGACCGATCCTGGCGAAATCCTCGACGACAGCGAGGGTCGGCTGATCGAGGAATTCCAGGGTGGCCGGAATGATCTTGCCGGAGATGATATGGCAAACACTCCTGGCCGCAGCCTCCATGTCTCCGTATGTGGCAAGCATCGTCTTCTTCGTTTCCGGGAGAGGCACGAGCTTCAGTGTCGCTTCAGTGATGATTCCGAGCGTCCCTTCCGAACCGACAAGGAGCCTCGTCAGATCGTAACCGGCCACATCCTTGGCGAGCTTTCCGCCTGTCCGGATGATGTCTCCGTTCGGAAGTACAGCTTCCAAGGCCAGGACGTAGTCACGTGTCACCCCGTATTTGAGGCCCCTGAGGCCACCGGAATTTTCGTTGATATTCCCGCCGATGGTAGAGATCTTCATGGAGCTTGGATCCGGTGGATAAAAGAGACCCTTCGCTTCAACGGAGGCTA from Rossellomorea marisflavi includes the following:
- a CDS encoding (Fe-S)-binding protein, with protein sequence MSERTKMQQEFKERMDEDELLNCMRCGFCLPSCPTYIESGFKESHSPRGRIALMKAVVDGVIEPDEDVERSLDLCLGCRACEPVCPSGVKYGHLLEEARDIINKNKKHSIREKVVRKTVFSGLFPHPDRMRTATSLLGFYQRSGIQKAVRASGLMNILPDHLATMEKVLPKVPRRGDMTDRPRHLEPAGTKKKKVAFFSGCLMDTLFLSTNNATTTLLQQAGCEIVIPQAQTCCGALHGHSGEKDGAKKLAKENIAAFERCGADYIITNAGGCGAFLVDYDHLLKEDPEWNARAERFTAKIKDISSILVELGFHGKDLKVAPQIITYQDSCHLRNVQKTFLEPRMLLQAVGGAEYHEMKQADHCCGSAGIYNIVESDMSMKILDTKMKHAKDTGAVTIVTSNPGCLLQMKLGIEREGLSDTVRAVHIVDFLLEAVLYKEEG
- a CDS encoding FAD-linked oxidase C-terminal domain-containing protein, encoding MITSSIKQSFISIVGEAYYYDSPAERLVYSYDATPNYQAMPDAILSPSSAKEIAGIVKVCGEHGIPIVPRGSGTNLCAGTCPTEGGIVLLFTRMNSILELDEENLTVTVQPGVITGELIASVEAKGLFYPPDPSSMKISTIGGNINENSGGLRGLKYGVTRDYVLALEAVLPNGDIIRTGGKLAKDVAGYDLTRLLVGSEGTLGIITEATLKLVPLPETKKTMLATYGDMEAAARSVCHIISGKIIPATLEFLDQPTLAVVEDFARIGLPTEAKAVLLIEQDGPAELVTRDMERMKEICLEHGAVSVELAATPEEAEALRTARRSALSALARLKPTTILEDATVPRSEIATMVSAINRIAEKYKLNICTFGHAGDGNLHPTVATDARDHEEMERVEAAFADIFSEAISLGGTITGEHGVGMMKAPYLEWKLGPEGVNAMKLIKQAFDPGNIMNPNKVFAKESRKRVVISR